The genomic interval GGTCCCGCCGAACTCGTCCACGACGATCGAGAAGGTGCGGCCGGTCTTGCGCATCTCCACGAGCATGCGGTCGGCCCGCTGCTGCTCGGGGACGAAGTGCGTCTGCCGGACGAGCTTGCCGATGCCGCCCTCCGCGGCGGTGCCCGCCGCGGCCGGGTCGAGCCCGCCGCGGGCGAGCAGGACCTCGCGGGCGTACACCATGCCCTCGATGTGGTCGAGCCCGCCGCGGTGCACGGGGACGTGCCGCAGGCGGCGGCGCGTGACCAGATCGAGCAGCTCGCTCACGGGCTCTTCGAGGTCGTAAGCGGCGACGTCGACACGGGGGACCATGAGGTCACGCACCCGCAGCCGCGACAGCTCGATGGCCTGCCGGAGCAGCAGCGCCTCGCCGTCGGCCAGCACGGCCTGCTCGCCGGAGGTCGACACCAGCTGATCGATCTCCTCCACGCTGAGCGTGTCGGCCTGGGGCGAGGGCGCGATCAAGCGGGCCAGCGGCGCGATCACGCCCGCCGTGGCGGCGATCCGCACCGGCGAGATCGCCCGGTGCACCAGCAGCATCGGCACCGCCACCGCCGACGACCAGCGCTCGGCCAGCCGCGCCGCGACCAGCTTGGGCAGCACCTCGCCGAGCAGGATCATGACCACCAGCGGGACCAGCGACAGCACGACCAGCAGCCACGCCGGCAGCCCCGCCGCCTCGCCGCGGATCAGAAGGACGGAGGTGATGACGAAGAAGGTCACGTTGATCGTCATGTTGCCCAGCAGCAGCGTCACCAGCAGGCTCCGCTGCTCCCCCGCGTCCGGCCCGGCCCGCGTGCCCATGAGCGTGCCGAGCGCGCGGCCGGAAGCGCTCGCCCGCCGCGTCATCTTCAGCCGCTGCGCCCGCGTCAGCGAGAAGAACGCGGTCTCGCCGCCGGAAAAGAACGCGCTGCCGATGAGCAGCAGCGGCAGCAGGCCCAGGAGCAGGAGCGTGGAGAGGGAGGGCATGGGGGAGGGCCGCTGCGCGGCCGGCTTCTTCGAAGGAGACGAAGACGCGCGGCGGGAGGGCCCCGCGGCTGCGGCTTCGTGGCCGCGACGGTAGAAGCCGGGAGCGGAGTGAGGCGGAGGCCGCTGCGCGGCCGGCTTCTTTGGAAGAGACGGAGATGCGCGGCGGGAGGGTCCTGCGGCTGCCGCGCCGTGGCCGCGACGGCAGAGGCCGGGAGCGGAGCGGTCGGGGCGCAGAGACGAAGAGACGGAGACGGGCAGAAGAGCGGAGCAGACCGAAGGCCGAGCGCAGCGACGGCCCGTCTTGCCTGTCTTCGTCTCTTCGTCTCTTCGTCTCTTCGTCTCTTTCCCTCCCCCCCTACCCCCCCGCCAGCGCCACCAACGCCCCCGCCACCTCCCGGTCTTCCGCCTCCGCGATCACGCGCACGACCGGCTCGGTGTTGCTCGGGCGGACGTGGACCCAGCCGCGGGGCAGATCGACCCGCACGCCGTCCTGCCGATCGACCACGGCGGCGGGCTCGCCCTCGGTGACGCGACGCTCGGCCGCCCCGAGAAAGCCGGCGACGCCGCCGGGCACGCCGCCGACGGGCTGCTTGGTCTTCACCACGGCGTAGGCGGGAACGCGGGCCACCAAATCGGCGAGGCTCGCGTTCTCCCGGGCCATCCGCCGCAGCGTGGCGGCCATGCCGACGACGCTGTCGCGGACCTGGCTCACGCGGGCGTCGATGATGCCGCCGTTGCCCTCCCCGCCGACCCTGGCGCCCTCCCGCCGCATTGCCGCCGCGACGTTGGCTTCGCCCACGGGCGAGCGGACCACGCGGCCGCCGACGGCCTCGGCCACGTGGTCGATCATCCGGCTGGTCGACAGGTTCGCCGCGACGGCGCCGCCCGGCTCCAGCAGCGCCATCGCCCCGATCACCAGGGTGTACTCCTCGCCCACGAAGCGGCCGCCGGCGTCGACGAGCGCGAGCCGGTCGGCGTCGGGGTCCAGGGCGAATCCCGCCGCCGCACCCCCCTCCCGCACCGCCTCGCAGAGCCCGGTGAGGTTCGCGGCGACCGGCTCGGGGTCGTGCGGGAAGTCGCCGGTCGGCTCGCGGTGCAGCAGCTCGGCCTCGACGCCCAGGGCCGCGAGCAGGAGCGCCGCCTCCGCGCCGCCGGCGCCCGCGACGCAGTCGACGACGACCCGGAAGCCCGCCGCCCGCACCGCCGCCCGCTCGTTGGCGGGCACCGTCGCGAGCACCGCGTCCACGTGCCGCTGGGCGGCCCCGCCGTCCCGCACGTCCTCGCCCGCGGCGTCCGCGGCCGGCGCGGCGGCCCCGTGGAAGTCGGCGACGATCCCGGCCACCGCGTCCGGCGGCGGGGCCACGCCGTCGTGCCGCAGCGGCTTCACGCCGTTCCAAGGCGAAGGGTTGTGGCTGGCGGTCAGCACGAGCCCCCCGTCGGCCCCCGCCGCCTGGAGGGCCACCGCGACGCCGGGCGTCGAGAGGATGCCCACGCGGCGGACCCGGCAGCCCGCGGCGTGCAGCCCCCGGACCGCAGCTTCCTCGAACGCCGCCCCCGAGGGGCGCGAGTCGCGGCCTACGACGACCAGGGGGCGGTCCGTGCCGCGTTCCCCCGCCAGCCACCGCCCCACCGCCGCCGCGTAGCGGGCGACGACGGCCTCCGTCAGCGACCCGCCGACGATCCCCCGCATCCCGCTGACGCCGAGCATGAGCGGGGAGGGGGAGGCGTCGGCGGGGGCGTCGTGGCTCATGGCGGGTTCGGGTGGGCGGCCCGGCGGCCGCGCGGGCGAAGATAGAGCGGGACCGGGTCGCGCGACGCGGCCGCGGGGCCTCAGCGGCCGCCGTTTGGGAACCCGCGGAGCAGGGCCGCCGGCTCCAGCCCGCCGAGGGCGGGCTCCACGCGCTCCGCGCCGGCGGCGCGGAGCGTCGCGGCGTCGTGAGACTGGCTGAGGCCGAGGGTCCGCATGCCCGCACCGAGGGCGGAGCGGAGCCCGGCCCGGGTGTCCTCGATGGCGAGGCAGGCGGCGGGCGCGACGCCGATCCGCTCCGCGGCGAGGCGGAAGGTCTGGGGGTCGGGCTTGCTGCGGGCGACGTCGTCGGCGCTGACGATGACGTCGAAGGCGTCGGCGAGGCCGATGAGGCCGAGCATCAGCACGATGTC from Phycisphaera mikurensis NBRC 102666 carries:
- a CDS encoding phosphohexomutase domain-containing protein, producing MSHDAPADASPSPLMLGVSGMRGIVGGSLTEAVVARYAAAVGRWLAGERGTDRPLVVVGRDSRPSGAAFEEAAVRGLHAAGCRVRRVGILSTPGVAVALQAAGADGGLVLTASHNPSPWNGVKPLRHDGVAPPPDAVAGIVADFHGAAAPAADAAGEDVRDGGAAQRHVDAVLATVPANERAAVRAAGFRVVVDCVAGAGGAEAALLLAALGVEAELLHREPTGDFPHDPEPVAANLTGLCEAVREGGAAAGFALDPDADRLALVDAGGRFVGEEYTLVIGAMALLEPGGAVAANLSTSRMIDHVAEAVGGRVVRSPVGEANVAAAMRREGARVGGEGNGGIIDARVSQVRDSVVGMAATLRRMARENASLADLVARVPAYAVVKTKQPVGGVPGGVAGFLGAAERRVTEGEPAAVVDRQDGVRVDLPRGWVHVRPSNTEPVVRVIAEAEDREVAGALVALAGG
- a CDS encoding hemolysin family protein, producing MPSLSTLLLLGLLPLLLIGSAFFSGGETAFFSLTRAQRLKMTRRASASGRALGTLMGTRAGPDAGEQRSLLVTLLLGNMTINVTFFVITSVLLIRGEAAGLPAWLLVVLSLVPLVVMILLGEVLPKLVAARLAERWSSAVAVPMLLVHRAISPVRIAATAGVIAPLARLIAPSPQADTLSVEEIDQLVSTSGEQAVLADGEALLLRQAIELSRLRVRDLMVPRVDVAAYDLEEPVSELLDLVTRRRLRHVPVHRGGLDHIEGMVYAREVLLARGGLDPAAAGTAAEGGIGKLVRQTHFVPEQQRADRMLVEMRKTGRTFSIVVDEFGGTAGLITLEDLAEHLFGDIPGSYEPRGLSRVTEVRGREGVYEVDANLMLIDWPDRLDLPEPESELARESDVATLGGLVMTELDRLPAVGDGLVAGPIRLEVKAMEGHRITRIEVQRADGAARSAAGATEAAARPEEHA